One genomic region from Ignavibacteria bacterium encodes:
- a CDS encoding NupC/NupG family nucleoside CNT transporter: protein MDSLSVLRGVLGVAVILGIAFAFSNNKKNVNWKLVGMGLIIQLIFAIFILWSEPLKNIFFVLGWPKAIIEGIGSGVVALLGFTSEGAKFVFGSLAISPGMTNSLGFFFAFQVLPTIIFVSSLTSVLYYLGILQRVVKAMAWVMARLMGTSGAESLSNTANIFVGQTEAPLLIRPYVKSMTQSELLTIMIGGMATIAGGVMAAYIQMLGSSFAEYTHQPLDVAQLKFAVQLLAASVMAAPASLAISKILYPEMDEPVTRGTVKLEVEKNASNFVEAAAGGASDGLQLALNVGGMLLAFIALITMFNAILTWFGGVLHVNDYFLHTFGQPLSMQLLFGMVFQFVAVAIGVPWNDALHFGSLIGTKIVLNEFVAYLDLANLIKNGMIGEKTSMMATYALCGFANFSSIAIQIGGISPMAPERRKDIAALGLRAVLGGMLATLMTATIGGMLSL, encoded by the coding sequence ATGGATTCTCTCTCCGTTCTTCGCGGCGTACTTGGCGTTGCTGTTATTCTTGGCATTGCATTCGCATTTTCTAACAACAAAAAAAATGTGAATTGGAAATTAGTTGGAATGGGACTTATCATTCAACTTATCTTCGCAATTTTTATTTTATGGAGCGAACCATTGAAAAACATTTTCTTCGTTCTCGGTTGGCCCAAAGCAATTATTGAAGGAATCGGTTCCGGCGTTGTTGCACTTCTCGGATTCACGAGTGAAGGCGCAAAATTTGTTTTCGGAAGTCTCGCAATCTCTCCGGGAATGACAAACTCACTCGGTTTCTTTTTTGCTTTTCAAGTATTGCCGACAATTATTTTCGTTTCGTCGCTCACGTCCGTTTTGTATTACTTAGGAATTTTGCAACGCGTTGTAAAAGCAATGGCGTGGGTTATGGCTCGATTGATGGGAACGAGCGGTGCAGAATCACTTTCCAACACGGCAAATATTTTTGTCGGACAAACAGAAGCGCCGCTACTCATCCGCCCGTATGTAAAATCAATGACGCAATCTGAACTGCTAACAATTATGATTGGAGGAATGGCAACAATCGCAGGAGGAGTAATGGCAGCATATATTCAAATGCTTGGAAGTTCGTTCGCAGAATACACGCATCAACCGCTCGACGTTGCGCAATTAAAATTTGCCGTACAACTTCTTGCTGCAAGTGTTATGGCAGCGCCTGCATCTCTCGCAATTTCAAAAATTCTTTATCCTGAAATGGATGAACCCGTAACGCGCGGAACAGTAAAACTTGAAGTAGAAAAAAACGCATCCAATTTTGTTGAAGCAGCAGCAGGTGGAGCAAGCGATGGATTGCAACTTGCTCTCAATGTCGGCGGAATGTTGCTTGCGTTCATTGCACTCATTACAATGTTCAATGCAATTCTTACGTGGTTTGGCGGAGTGTTGCATGTCAACGATTATTTTCTACACACATTCGGACAACCGTTGAGTATGCAACTGCTGTTCGGAATGGTGTTTCAATTTGTTGCAGTTGCGATTGGCGTTCCGTGGAATGATGCTCTGCACTTTGGAAGTTTAATCGGAACTAAAATCGTATTGAATGAATTTGTCGCGTATCTTGATTTGGCAAATTTAATTAAGAACGGAATGATTGGAGAAAAAACGTCTATGATGGCAACGTATGCACTCTGTGGTTTTGCAAATTTTTCTTCCATCGCAATTCAGATTGGTGGAATTTCTCCGATGGCTCCCGAACGAAGAAAAGATATTGCCGCTTTGGGTTTGCGCGCTGTTCTCGGCGGTATGTTAGCAACTTTGATGACAGCAACGATTGGTGGAATGCTTTCTTTGTGA